A section of the Chryseobacterium scophthalmum genome encodes:
- a CDS encoding nitrogen regulatory IIA protein, whose translation MKKLKANMDRYFDKLDERWQALPMRKQHQYTLYFFVGYVLLTAGVIGKVMYDTSKSGNDMVIEHIENPVLKKNESPARLQNTLSTILKNKIYERK comes from the coding sequence ATGAAAAAATTAAAAGCAAATATGGATAGGTATTTTGATAAGCTCGACGAACGTTGGCAGGCATTGCCAATGCGCAAACAGCACCAATATACGCTGTACTTCTTTGTCGGTTACGTGCTGCTTACCGCAGGTGTCATTGGCAAAGTAATGTACGACACCTCAAAATCCGGTAACGATATGGTCATTGAGCATATCGAAAATCCTGTCCTCAAAAAAAACGAAAGTCCTGCAAGATTGCAGAACACATTATCAACAATTCTAAAAAATAAGATTTATGAAAGAAAATGA
- the traK gene encoding conjugative transposon protein TraK, producing the protein MEFKTLRNIENSFRQIRLYAIVFAVLCIGVVGYAVWQSYRFAEEQRQKIYVLDNGKSLMLALSQDASINRPVEAREHVRRFHELFFTLAPDKNAIESNMSRAFNLADKSAFDYYKDLSEKGYYSRIISGNVQQRIEVDSVVCNFDTYPYAVRTYAKQFIIRSSNVTRRNLITSCYLVNSVRSDNNPQGFNIEKFAVVENRDIEVIER; encoded by the coding sequence ATGGAATTTAAAACGCTAAGAAATATCGAAAACAGCTTTAGGCAGATAAGATTATATGCCATTGTGTTTGCGGTTCTCTGCATTGGCGTGGTAGGATATGCCGTATGGCAGTCCTACCGCTTTGCAGAAGAACAACGCCAAAAAATCTATGTATTGGATAATGGCAAATCATTGATGCTCGCCTTATCGCAAGATGCAAGTATCAACCGACCTGTGGAAGCAAGGGAACACGTCAGACGTTTTCACGAGCTTTTCTTTACGCTTGCTCCCGATAAAAATGCTATCGAAAGCAATATGAGCAGAGCGTTCAACCTTGCCGACAAAAGTGCTTTTGATTACTACAAGGACTTGTCGGAAAAGGGTTATTACAGTCGTATCATATCAGGAAACGTACAGCAACGCATTGAAGTTGATAGTGTCGTCTGCAATTTCGATACCTACCCGTATGCAGTACGCACCTATGCCAAACAATTCATCATCCGTTCGAGCAATGTAACCAGACGTAACCTGATTACTTCCTGCTATCTCGTGAACTCTGTTCGTTCCGACAATAACCCGCAGGGCTTCAACATTGAAAAGTTTGCAGTGGTTGAAAACAGGGACATAGAAGTTATCGAACGCTAA
- the traJ gene encoding conjugative transposon protein TraJ: protein MEWDNLHELLRSLYDDMMPLAGDMAAVAKGLAGLGALFYVALKVWQALSRAEPIDVFPLLRPFALGLCIMFFPTIVLGTINAVLSPVVTGTHQILEDQVLDLNKLQQQKDQLEYEAMVRNPETAYMVSDEEFDKKLDELGWSPSDVGTMAGMYMDRQAYKIEKAIKDWFRNLLEILFQAAALVIDTIRTFFLIVLSILGPIAFAISVWDGFQSTLTQWITRYVSVYLWLPVSDLFSSMLARIQSLILERDIAMLADPTYIPDTSNTVYIIFMIIGIIGYFTIPTVTGWVIQAGGAGNFTRNVNQAAMKTGNIAGAGAGSTVGNIGGKLMNK, encoded by the coding sequence ATGGAATGGGATAATCTTCACGAACTCCTGCGTTCGCTTTATGACGATATGATGCCACTTGCAGGCGATATGGCAGCGGTGGCTAAGGGATTGGCGGGATTGGGTGCGTTGTTCTATGTGGCATTAAAGGTTTGGCAGGCTTTAAGCCGTGCTGAACCTATTGATGTGTTCCCGTTGTTGCGTCCGTTCGCTTTGGGGCTTTGTATAATGTTCTTCCCGACCATCGTGTTGGGAACCATCAATGCGGTACTAAGTCCGGTGGTTACAGGAACCCACCAAATACTCGAAGACCAGGTGCTTGACCTGAACAAGCTGCAACAGCAGAAAGACCAATTGGAATATGAAGCAATGGTACGAAATCCCGAAACCGCCTATATGGTATCAGACGAAGAGTTTGATAAAAAGCTGGATGAATTAGGATGGTCGCCATCAGACGTTGGTACAATGGCGGGTATGTATATGGACAGACAAGCCTACAAGATAGAGAAAGCCATAAAGGATTGGTTTCGCAATTTACTGGAAATACTCTTTCAGGCGGCGGCTTTGGTTATTGACACTATACGGACGTTTTTCCTGATAGTCCTTTCCATACTCGGACCAATAGCTTTTGCTATTTCCGTGTGGGACGGATTTCAGTCCACGCTCACACAGTGGATCACGAGGTATGTCAGCGTATATCTCTGGCTACCTGTTTCCGATTTGTTCAGCTCGATGCTGGCAAGAATACAATCCCTCATACTGGAAAGGGATATAGCAATGCTTGCCGACCCGACCTATATACCTGATACGAGCAATACGGTGTACATCATCTTTATGATTATCGGCATCATCGGGTACTTCACAATACCGACAGTAACAGGTTGGGTAATTCAAGCCGGAGGCGCAGGAAACTTTACCCGAAACGTAAACCAAGCTGCAATGAAAACAGGAAACATTGCCGGAGCCGGGGCAGGTTCAACAGTTGGAAACATCGGTGGTAAACTGATGAATAAATAA
- a CDS encoding DUF4141 domain-containing protein, with protein MKKVLYLVCTALMLAVAPSAKAQFVVTDPANLASGIINSANEIIQTSSTVSNVVKNFNEVKKVYDQGKEYYDKLKAINNLVKDARKVQQTVLLVGDVSEIYVQNFGKMMNDPNFTPQELVAIGNGYSALLNESTELLKELKQIITSSSLSLNDKERMDIIDRVYKEVKDYHSLVRYYTNKNISVSYLRAKKKNDAQRVLELYGTANQKYW; from the coding sequence ATGAAAAAAGTATTGTATCTGGTGTGTACGGCACTGATGCTCGCCGTAGCACCGTCAGCGAAAGCCCAATTTGTAGTAACTGACCCTGCAAACTTGGCTTCAGGGATTATCAACAGTGCGAACGAAATCATACAGACTTCTTCCACCGTGAGCAATGTCGTAAAGAACTTCAACGAAGTGAAGAAAGTGTACGACCAGGGCAAAGAATATTACGACAAGCTGAAAGCTATCAACAACCTTGTGAAAGATGCCCGAAAAGTGCAACAAACCGTGCTGTTAGTAGGCGATGTGTCCGAAATATACGTGCAGAATTTTGGCAAGATGATGAACGACCCAAATTTTACACCACAGGAATTGGTTGCTATTGGCAATGGTTATTCGGCACTGCTCAATGAAAGTACCGAACTGCTAAAAGAATTGAAGCAGATTATAACCTCTTCAAGCCTTTCGTTAAACGACAAAGAGCGTATGGATATTATTGACCGTGTGTACAAAGAGGTAAAGGATTACCACAGCCTTGTTCGCTACTACACCAATAAGAATATCTCTGTAAGCTACCTGAGAGCGAAAAAGAAAAACGATGCCCAAAGAGTGCTTGAACTCTACGGAACTGCTAACCAAAAATACTGGTAA
- a CDS encoding TraG family conjugative transposon ATPase: MRNVAKTTTLENKFPLLAVENNCILSKDADITACFEVRLPELFTVASAEYEAIHSAWHKAIKTLPDFTVIHKQDWYIKESYAPDLAKEDQSFLAKSYQRHFNERPFLNHYCYLFLTKTTKERMRMQSNFSSLCKGSLIPKEIRNKETIHRFMEAVAQFERIVNDSGFITLQRLTEDDIIGTDEKQGLLEQYLTLSRDAGTPMQDIALGTEEVRIGNKRLSLHTLSDTDDLPGTVSADTRFEKLSTDRSDCRLSFAAPVGLLLSCNHIYNQYLFIDNSEDNLQKFEKSARNMHSLARYSRANQINKEWIEKYLNEAHSFGLSSVRAHFNIMAWSEDPAELKQLKNDCGSALALMECKPRHNTTDVATLYWAGMPGNAGDFPSEESFYTFIEPALCFFTEETNYHNSPSPFGIKMADRLTGKPIHLDISDLPMKRGIITNRNKFILGPSGSGKSFFTNHMVRQYYEQGAHVLLVDTGNSYQGLCELIKGKTKGEDGVYFTYTEDNPIAFNPFYTDDGVFDIEKRESIKTLILTLWKRDDEPPTRSEEVALSNAVSGYIERIKQEDVYSSFNGFYEYVKGDYRKVLEEKQVREKDFDIANFLNVLEPYYKGGEYDYLLNSDKQLDLLSKRFIVFEIDAIKDHKILFPIVTIIIMEVFINKMRRLKGIRKLILIEEAWKAIAKEGMAEYIKYLFKTVRKFFGEAIVVTQEVDDIIQSPIVKESIINNSDCKILLDQRKYMNKFDDIQAMLGLTDKEKGQVLSINMNNDASRLYKEVWIGLGGTHSAVYATEVSLEEYLAYTTEETEKMEVMQLAAELDGNVELAIKHIAMQRRDKVNQ; this comes from the coding sequence ATGAGAAACGTTGCAAAAACTACAACGCTGGAAAACAAATTTCCATTGTTGGCAGTAGAAAACAACTGCATTCTTTCCAAAGATGCAGACATTACCGCCTGCTTTGAAGTGCGTTTGCCGGAACTGTTTACCGTAGCTTCTGCGGAATATGAAGCCATTCACTCCGCCTGGCATAAGGCAATTAAGACTTTGCCGGATTTTACGGTCATTCACAAACAGGACTGGTACATTAAGGAAAGCTATGCGCCCGATTTGGCAAAAGAAGACCAGAGTTTTTTGGCAAAATCCTATCAACGCCATTTCAATGAGCGACCGTTCTTAAACCATTACTGCTACCTCTTTTTAACCAAGACAACCAAAGAGCGTATGCGTATGCAAAGTAATTTTTCATCGCTTTGCAAAGGTTCGCTGATACCAAAGGAAATCAGGAACAAGGAAACGATACATCGTTTTATGGAAGCGGTGGCACAGTTTGAACGTATCGTAAACGATAGCGGTTTTATAACCCTGCAACGCCTTACCGAAGACGATATTATCGGAACGGACGAAAAGCAGGGATTACTGGAACAATACCTTACGCTATCGAGGGATGCGGGAACACCGATGCAGGACATCGCACTCGGAACAGAAGAAGTCCGTATCGGGAACAAAAGGTTAAGCCTGCACACGCTTTCGGACACGGACGACTTACCCGGAACGGTATCGGCAGATACCCGTTTTGAAAAACTATCCACCGACCGTAGCGACTGCCGTTTGTCATTCGCCGCACCAGTGGGCTTGCTGTTAAGCTGTAACCATATCTACAATCAATATTTGTTTATAGACAACAGCGAAGACAACCTGCAAAAGTTTGAGAAATCCGCAAGGAATATGCACTCACTGGCTCGTTACAGCCGTGCCAATCAAATCAACAAAGAGTGGATAGAAAAGTACCTGAACGAAGCACATTCGTTCGGTCTTTCTTCCGTAAGGGCACACTTCAACATTATGGCGTGGTCGGAAGACCCTGCCGAACTCAAACAGCTAAAGAACGATTGCGGTAGTGCGTTGGCATTGATGGAATGCAAGCCAAGGCACAACACGACGGACGTGGCTACTTTGTATTGGGCAGGAATGCCCGGTAATGCAGGTGATTTTCCGAGTGAGGAAAGTTTTTATACGTTCATTGAGCCTGCGTTGTGCTTCTTCACGGAAGAAACCAACTACCACAATTCGCCCTCGCCGTTCGGTATCAAGATGGCTGACAGGCTTACAGGAAAACCTATCCATTTGGATATTTCCGACCTGCCTATGAAGCGTGGCATTATCACGAACCGGAACAAGTTTATACTTGGTCCGTCAGGTTCGGGAAAATCGTTCTTCACAAATCATATGGTAAGGCAATACTACGAACAGGGCGCACACGTACTGTTGGTAGATACGGGTAATTCTTATCAGGGCTTATGCGAACTCATCAAAGGAAAGACCAAAGGTGAAGACGGTGTTTACTTCACTTATACCGAAGATAACCCGATTGCCTTTAACCCTTTCTATACCGATGATGGCGTGTTCGACATTGAAAAACGGGAAAGTATCAAGACTTTGATACTTACGCTTTGGAAACGGGACGATGAACCGCCAACCCGTTCAGAAGAAGTTGCCCTTTCCAATGCTGTAAGCGGTTATATCGAACGCATCAAACAGGAAGATGTTTACTCATCTTTCAACGGTTTCTATGAGTATGTAAAAGGCGACTACCGTAAGGTATTGGAGGAAAAGCAGGTAAGGGAAAAGGACTTTGACATTGCCAATTTTCTCAACGTACTCGAACCTTACTACAAAGGTGGCGAGTATGATTATTTGCTGAACTCCGATAAGCAGTTAGACCTGCTTTCCAAACGCTTTATCGTGTTTGAAATTGATGCGATTAAAGACCACAAAATCCTCTTTCCCATAGTTACCATCATCATTATGGAGGTTTTTATCAACAAGATGCGTAGGCTCAAAGGTATTCGCAAGCTCATCCTGATTGAAGAAGCGTGGAAAGCGATTGCCAAAGAAGGAATGGCAGAATACATCAAGTATTTGTTTAAGACCGTCCGCAAATTCTTCGGAGAAGCAATTGTCGTAACGCAAGAGGTCGATGACATCATTCAATCGCCCATCGTGAAAGAAAGTATCATCAATAACTCCGACTGTAAAATCCTCTTAGACCAACGCAAGTATATGAACAAATTCGATGACATACAGGCGATGTTGGGGCTTACGGATAAAGAGAAAGGACAAGTGCTTTCTATCAATATGAACAACGATGCAAGCCGACTTTACAAAGAGGTTTGGATTGGCTTAGGTGGTACGCACTCGGCAGTCTATGCCACCGAAGTTAGTTTGGAGGAATACCTCGCATACACGACCGAAGAAACCGAAAAAATGGAAGTGATGCAGCTTGCTGCTGAACTGGACGGCAATGTAGAACTCGCCATCAAGCATATCGCAATGCAAAGGCGGGACAAAGTAAATCAATAG
- a CDS encoding DUF4133 domain-containing protein translates to MNSYNINKGIGRTVEFKGLKAQYLFIFAGGLLGTLIFVMILYMAGVNSYICLFLGASGASLIVWQTFSLNRKYGEHGLMKIAANKRHPRHIICRKPVHRYLKFTPKSNAL, encoded by the coding sequence ATGAACAGTTACAACATAAACAAAGGCATTGGCAGGACGGTGGAATTTAAAGGGCTGAAAGCACAATACCTGTTCATTTTTGCAGGCGGACTGCTCGGTACGCTCATTTTCGTGATGATACTGTATATGGCAGGCGTAAACTCTTACATCTGCCTGTTCCTCGGAGCAAGCGGTGCTTCGCTCATTGTGTGGCAGACCTTTTCACTCAACAGGAAGTACGGCGAACACGGATTGATGAAGATAGCGGCTAATAAAAGGCATCCCCGCCATATCATCTGTCGCAAGCCTGTACACCGCTATTTAAAATTCACTCCTAAATCGAATGCCCTATGA
- a CDS encoding DUF4134 domain-containing protein has translation MKKQRKKVLLAAVAMLSGIGAFAQGNGSAGINEATQMVTSYFDPATQLIYAIGAVVGLIGGVKVYNKFSSGDPDTSKTAASWFGACIFLIVAATILRSFFL, from the coding sequence ATGAAAAAACAGAGAAAAAAAGTTTTGCTGGCAGCCGTGGCTATGCTGTCAGGAATTGGTGCGTTCGCACAGGGAAACGGTTCGGCAGGTATCAACGAGGCTACCCAAATGGTAACATCTTATTTCGACCCCGCAACCCAATTAATCTACGCCATCGGTGCGGTGGTCGGGCTAATCGGAGGTGTTAAGGTGTACAACAAATTCAGTTCGGGCGACCCCGACACCTCGAAGACTGCGGCAAGCTGGTTCGGTGCGTGTATCTTCTTAATCGTAGCGGCTACCATCCTGCGTTCATTCTTCCTTTAA
- a CDS encoding conjugal transfer protein TraD, whose translation MEIVIVICLLIVIILLLQDKIVIHKRSKQEPPQKKANPNLPDIMGQPKPVERLSVPNTATERQIQEPEINPANLDIEYDENESVGIQIPQEELDEVFRNIPDLEEEEEEWNRYGISGGDDGFAQGVTFEELSSVGVLLQKEELEPAQKETAIAIVQKIQGTELFSLLENSMEDASRRIAELLDSTLSSETEDSSSTLRKSDLSDFDIGEFL comes from the coding sequence ATGGAAATAGTAATTGTGATATGCCTGCTGATAGTTATTATCCTGCTATTGCAGGATAAGATTGTCATTCATAAAAGATCAAAACAAGAACCTCCGCAGAAGAAAGCCAATCCGAACCTGCCCGATATTATGGGGCAACCAAAACCCGTAGAACGCCTTTCAGTGCCAAACACTGCCACTGAACGCCAAATTCAGGAACCGGAGATAAACCCTGCTAATTTAGACATTGAATACGACGAAAATGAAAGCGTAGGTATTCAAATTCCGCAGGAAGAGCTGGACGAAGTTTTCAGAAATATACCTGATTTGGAAGAAGAGGAAGAAGAATGGAACAGGTACGGAATATCCGGTGGCGATGACGGTTTTGCCCAAGGGGTTACCTTTGAAGAACTAAGCTCCGTGGGGGTGTTGCTCCAAAAAGAAGAATTGGAACCAGCCCAAAAGGAAACAGCGATAGCGATAGTTCAAAAAATACAGGGAACCGAATTATTCAGCCTATTGGAAAATTCTATGGAAGATGCTTCCCGAAGAATAGCCGAGCTTTTGGATAGTACCCTTTCATCTGAAACGGAAGACAGTTCTTCCACTTTGCGGAAAAGTGATTTGAGTGATTTTGACATTGGGGAGTTTTTATAG
- a CDS encoding DUF3408 domain-containing protein has protein sequence MASDNKNNDFEKPNVDEEYLMNVISGDEPVAPPSNNKEQAVPKETKPREKTRNSSSKKADYEETFLVNRFPSGRNGKVVYIRPEYHERLLRIVQLTREERTTLYSYIDNILEHHFREYGDDITDYFNEHFKPIL, from the coding sequence ATGGCTTCAGATAACAAAAACAACGATTTTGAAAAGCCCAATGTTGATGAGGAATACCTTATGAACGTCATAAGCGGCGATGAGCCTGTTGCTCCACCGAGCAATAATAAAGAGCAGGCTGTACCAAAGGAAACCAAGCCCAGGGAAAAAACCCGGAACAGTTCATCAAAGAAAGCGGACTACGAGGAAACATTTTTGGTCAATCGGTTTCCATCGGGGCGTAACGGCAAGGTTGTTTACATACGCCCTGAATACCACGAAAGATTGCTCCGCATCGTTCAACTGACAAGAGAGGAAAGAACAACGCTCTACTCTTACATTGACAACATTCTTGAACATCATTTCAGGGAGTACGGGGACGATATTACCGATTATTTCAACGAACATTTTAAACCCATTCTATAA
- a CDS encoding ParA family protein, translating into METTKKTLKISFSTQKGGVGKSTITTLLASVLHYRLGFNVLVMDCDFPQHSLTNMRERDKRTIMQNDYHKKAAMKQFQAINKKAYPIIKCKAETALEKASEYRSQSAVVPDVVFFDLPGTANTKGVLTTLKKMDFIFSPITADRLVVESTLGFTKAFLGLPQTDEGNPEQEMWLFWNQVDGREKTGLYDAYQSVIKELNLPIMETRIMDSKRFRKETDDTGSYVFRSSLLPAEPQLMKTTKMDLFVEEFLKITHL; encoded by the coding sequence ATGGAAACAACAAAGAAAACTTTAAAAATCAGCTTCTCCACCCAAAAGGGCGGTGTGGGAAAATCTACGATCACCACCTTGCTGGCAAGTGTGCTTCACTACCGTTTAGGTTTTAATGTGCTGGTAATGGACTGCGACTTTCCGCAACACAGCCTGACCAATATGCGGGAACGGGATAAGAGAACCATAATGCAGAACGATTACCATAAAAAGGCAGCAATGAAGCAGTTTCAGGCTATCAACAAAAAAGCGTACCCTATTATCAAATGCAAGGCTGAAACGGCTCTGGAGAAAGCATCGGAATACAGAAGCCAGTCGGCCGTTGTACCGGATGTGGTTTTCTTCGACCTGCCGGGAACAGCCAATACCAAAGGCGTACTGACGACCTTGAAAAAAATGGACTTTATCTTTTCGCCCATTACTGCCGACCGTTTGGTAGTGGAAAGTACATTGGGCTTTACCAAAGCCTTTCTCGGACTTCCCCAAACGGACGAAGGCAATCCCGAACAAGAGATGTGGCTGTTCTGGAACCAAGTGGACGGCAGGGAAAAAACAGGTTTGTATGATGCGTATCAAAGTGTCATCAAAGAACTCAACCTGCCCATAATGGAAACAAGAATAATGGACAGCAAGCGTTTCCGAAAGGAAACAGACGACACAGGTAGTTATGTATTCCGGTCAAGTTTGCTGCCTGCCGAACCACAGTTAATGAAAACAACCAAAATGGATTTGTTTGTCGAGGAATTTTTAAAAATCACTCATCTATAA
- the mobA gene encoding conjugal transfer protein MobA, with protein MNENNNKKQNKGGRRAKTDPSIHRHVFRLTDEENAKLLSLFEASGLPNKAKFIISLLFSKEMKSVKIDKGTVDFYMRLTSFHSQFRSVGVNYNQIVKLLYKNFSEKKAAAFLYKLEKQTAEMAMLCQKIIQLTEEFEAKNLKKQR; from the coding sequence ATGAACGAGAACAATAACAAAAAACAGAATAAGGGCGGACGGAGAGCTAAGACCGACCCAAGTATCCACCGCCACGTTTTCCGCCTTACGGACGAAGAAAACGCAAAACTTTTATCGCTTTTTGAAGCATCTGGACTGCCCAATAAAGCAAAGTTTATTATTTCCCTGCTGTTTAGTAAGGAAATGAAATCGGTTAAAATTGATAAAGGAACAGTTGATTTTTATATGCGACTGACTTCTTTTCACAGCCAGTTTCGTTCCGTAGGTGTAAACTATAACCAGATTGTAAAGTTGCTGTACAAGAATTTTTCCGAGAAAAAAGCCGCAGCATTCCTGTACAAATTGGAAAAACAGACAGCTGAAATGGCGATGCTATGCCAAAAAATCATTCAACTAACCGAAGAATTTGAAGCAAAGAACCTGAAAAAACAGCGTTAG
- the mobB gene encoding conjugal transfer protein MobB gives MIAKIGRSENLYGALAYNNLKVENENGKILFANKIIETPNGAYTVAQLAQSFAPYLIANRNTEKHTLHISLNPDPNDKVSDDRYREMAEQYMREMGYGEQPFVVFKHTDIDRSHIHIVSVCVDESGKKISDKFEKMRSMNVCRELERKHGLIPATDKEHKQNDKVFRPVDYKAGDVKSQIASVVRHLPNYYKFQTLGEYNALLSLFNVTTEKVEGELQGQLRKGLLYIPLNEKGERAGHPFKASLFGKNAGLPALELHFAKCKEDLKDHQTKPTIKAAVTIALQTTSDEQAFKKQLGEQGINVVVRRNDTGRIYGITFIDHNSKSVWNGSRLGKELSANTFNDYWNNNIKPDIKEPAVQPPKISTSNDADLPAEEPHHLFDFLNTTEKHEDGLIEALGGLLPEAQGEDYEEQDFANKMKKKRKRKRGQ, from the coding sequence ATGATAGCAAAAATAGGAAGAAGCGAAAATTTGTACGGAGCATTAGCATATAACAATCTGAAAGTGGAGAATGAAAACGGGAAAATTCTGTTCGCCAATAAGATAATCGAAACGCCAAACGGAGCATATACTGTTGCACAATTAGCACAATCTTTTGCACCTTATTTGATAGCCAACCGTAATACCGAAAAACATACATTGCATATTTCGCTCAATCCCGACCCGAATGATAAGGTAAGCGATGACAGATACAGGGAAATGGCAGAGCAGTATATGAGGGAAATGGGTTACGGCGAACAGCCTTTTGTAGTTTTCAAACATACCGATATTGACCGTTCTCATATTCATATCGTATCGGTTTGTGTGGACGAGAGCGGTAAAAAAATCTCAGACAAGTTTGAAAAAATGCGGTCGATGAATGTGTGCCGTGAACTGGAAAGGAAACACGGATTGATACCCGCAACCGATAAAGAACACAAGCAGAATGACAAGGTTTTCCGTCCGGTAGATTACAAAGCAGGCGATGTAAAAAGTCAAATTGCTTCAGTAGTCCGCCACCTGCCGAATTATTATAAGTTTCAGACTTTGGGCGAATACAATGCCTTACTTTCCCTGTTCAATGTTACCACCGAAAAAGTGGAGGGCGAATTGCAGGGACAACTACGAAAGGGTTTATTGTACATTCCATTAAATGAGAAAGGCGAAAGAGCCGGGCATCCGTTCAAGGCTTCGTTGTTTGGTAAAAATGCAGGACTTCCGGCTTTGGAATTGCATTTTGCAAAATGTAAAGAGGATTTAAAAGACCACCAGACAAAACCTACCATTAAAGCTGCGGTTACTATTGCCCTGCAAACCACAAGTGACGAGCAGGCTTTTAAAAAGCAGTTAGGCGAACAGGGCATTAACGTTGTGGTTCGTAGAAATGACACAGGGCGTATTTATGGGATAACATTTATTGACCACAACTCTAAAAGCGTTTGGAACGGTTCACGCTTAGGCAAGGAACTTTCTGCCAATACCTTTAATGACTATTGGAACAACAATATCAAACCGGATATTAAAGAACCTGCCGTACAACCACCAAAAATATCCACATCAAATGATGCAGATCTTCCTGCGGAAGAACCACATCATTTGTTCGACTTCCTGAATACTACTGAAAAACACGAAGACGGTTTGATTGAGGCATTAGGCGGTTTGTTGCCTGAAGCACAGGGCGAGGATTACGAGGAACAGGATTTTGCCAACAAAATGAAGAAGAAGCGTAAACGCAAAAGAGGTCAGTAA
- a CDS encoding putative quinol monooxygenase has product MMIRIAEIEIEPSYLDEYIAILKEEAEASVRLEPGVISIYPMLHKENPNQVRILEIYADEEAYKAHLQTPHFKHYKTATTNMVKSLKLIDMNAIDGQTMPQIFKKLGQ; this is encoded by the coding sequence ATGATGATAAGGATTGCGGAGATAGAAATTGAACCAAGTTATCTTGATGAATATATAGCGATACTTAAGGAAGAAGCAGAAGCTTCTGTGAGATTAGAGCCTGGGGTTATTTCAATTTACCCGATGCTTCATAAAGAAAATCCTAATCAAGTAAGAATATTGGAAATTTATGCTGACGAAGAAGCATATAAAGCACATTTGCAAACTCCTCATTTCAAACATTACAAAACGGCAACCACAAATATGGTTAAATCTTTGAAGTTAATTGATATGAACGCTATTGATGGACAGACAATGCCTCAGATATTTAAAAAATTGGGTCAGTAG